In Balaenoptera acutorostrata chromosome 19, mBalAcu1.1, whole genome shotgun sequence, the following proteins share a genomic window:
- the TRPM4 gene encoding transient receptor potential cation channel subfamily M member 4 isoform X4 has protein sequence MRGAWIVTGGLHKGIGRHVGVAVRDHQTARTGGNKVVAMGVAPWGVVRNRHTLINPKGSFPARYRWHGDPEDGVHFPLDYNYSAFLLVDDGTHSRLGGENRFRLGFESYLARQKTGVGGTGIDIPVLLLLIDGDEKMLKRIENATQAQLPCLLVAGSGGAADCLAEIHTLAPGSGGGRRCEAQDLIKRFFPEGDPEILQAQVERIMTRKELLTVYSANDGPEEFETIVLKALVKACGSSEASAYLDELRLAVAWNRVDIAQSELFRGDIRWRSFHLEASLMDALLNDRPEFVRLLISHGLSLDRFLTPTRLAQLYNAVPPNSLIHSLLNQASHGTGNKSPVSKPSSEPQPPKVGQVLRMLLGKTCAPTFPAGGTQQGDGSKEDSYLMWDKATSELVLEAIPGQAPWIDLLLWALLLNRAQMAVYFWEMGSNSVASALGACLLLRVLGRLETEAEEAARRKDLAAKFEGLGVDLFGECYRSSEERAAHLLLWRCPLWGDATCLHLAMQADARSFFAQDGVQSLLTQKWWGEMDSTTPIWALVLTFFCPPLIYTNLITFRKPDEEPTQKDLAFDMDRDVSGEGPGETTDPPEKTPLGVLRPPSRRSCCGGCPQRLRRWPQFWGAPVTSFMGNVVSYLLFLLLFAHVLLIDFQPETPSALELLLYFWAFTLLCEEFRQGLGGGLGSLAMGAPRTDSHQAPLRRRLHLYLSDAWNQCDLVALTCFLLGVGCRLTAGLYDLGRTVLCLDFMIFTVRLLHIFTVNKQLGPKIVMVNKMMKDVFFFLFFLGVWLIAYGVATEGLLRPQDRNLANILRRVFYRPYLQIFGQIPQEDIDAGLMKPDNCSSEKGLWARPSRTQAGSCVSLYANWLVLVLLVIFLLVANILLVNLLIAMFSYTFGKVQGNSDLYWKAQRYSLIREFHSRPALAPPLIVISHVLSLIRRLRRRRASLTPKAVVEHFRVHLSKEAERRLLTWESVQKENFLLEQARDKRESDSESLKRTSQKVDTALQQLRQIREYEQRLKGLEQEVQYCSRVLGWVAEALSRSALLPPGGPLPPASPGPKD, from the exons ATGCGGG GGGCCTGGATTGTCACCGGAGGGCTGCACAAGGGCATTGGACGGCATGTGGGTGTGGCTGTGCGGGACCACCAGACGGCCAGGACTGGGGGCAACAAGGTGGTGGCCATGGGCGTGGCCCCCTGGGGTGTGGTTCGGAATAGACACACCCTCATCAACCCCAAG GGCTCGTTTCCTGCGAGGTACCGGTGGCATGGTGACCCTGAGGATGGGGTCCATTTCCCTCTCGACTACAACTATTCGGCCTTCCTCCTGGTGGACGACGGCACCCACAGCCGCCTGGGCGGCGAGAACCGCTTCCGCTTGGGCTTCGAGTCCTACCTTGCCCGACAGAAGACGGGCGTGGGAG GGACTGGAATTGACATCCCTGTCCTCCTTCTCTTGATTGATGGTGATGAAAAGATGTTGAAG CGGATAGAGAATGCCACCCAGGCTCAGCTCCCCTGCCTCCTGGTGGCCGGGTCTGGGGGAGCTGCAGACTGCCTGGCAGAGATCCACACTCTGGCTCCTGGGAGTGGAGGAGGCAGGCGATGTGAAGCCCAAGATCTGATTAAACGTTTCTTCCCCGAAGGGGACCCTGAGATCCTACAGGCCCAG GTGGAGAGGATCATGACTCGGAAGGAGCTGCTGACAGTCTATTCAGCTAATGATGGCCCTGAGGAATTTGAGACCATCGTTTTGAAGGCCCTTGTCAAGG CCTGTGGGAGCTCTGAAGCCTCAGCTTACCTGGATGAGTTGCGTTTGGCTGTGGCTTGGAACCGTGTGGACATTGCCCAGAGTGAACTCTTCCGGGGGGATATCCGATGGCGG TCTTTCCACCTGGAAGCCTCCCTCATGGACGCCCTTCTGAATGACCGGCCAGAGTTCGTGCGCTTGCTCATCTCCCATGGCCTCAGCCTGGACCGCTTCCTGACCCCTACGCGCCTGGCCCAGCTCTACAACGCAGTGCCCCCCAACTCACTTATCCACAGCCTTTTGAACCAGGCGTCCCacggcacaggcaacaaaagcccAGTCTCTAAACCCTCTTCGGAGCCACAACCCCCTAAGGTGGGGCAGGTGCTGCGGATGCTGCTGGGGAAGACGTGTGCGCCGACGTTCCCCGCCGGGGGCACCCAGCAGGGCGATGGCAGCAAGGAGGAT TCGTATCTGATGTGGGACAAGGCTACCTCAGAACTTGTGCTGGAAGCCATCCCCGGGCAGGCACCCTGGATTGACCTGCTCCTCTGGGCACTGCTGCTCAACAGGGCTCAGATGGCCGTGTACTTCTGGGAGATG GGTTCCAATTCTGTGGCCTCAGCTCTTGGGGCCTGTTTGTTGCTGCGAGTGCTGGGGCGCCTGGAGACTGAGGCTGAGGAGGCAGCACGGAGGAAGGACCTGGCAGCCAAGTTTGAGGGGCTGGGTGTTG ACCTCTTTGGAGAATGCTACCGCAGCAGCGAGGAACGAGCTGCTCACCTGCTCCTTTGGCGCTGCCCACTCTGGGGGGATGCCACCTGCCTCCACCTTGCCATGCAGGCTGATGCCCGTTCCTTCTTTGCCCAGGATGGGGTACAG TCTCTGCTGACACAGAAGTGGTGGGGGGAGATGGACAGCACCACACCCATCTGGGCCCTGGTTCTCACCTTCTTTTGCCCCCCACTCATCTACACCAACCTCATCACCTTCAG GAAGCCAGATGAGGAGCCCACGCAGAAGGACCTGGCATTTGACATGGACAGGGACGTCAGTGGGGAAGGGCCTGGCGA gaCCACAGACCCTCCTGAGAAGACGCCCTTGGGGGTGTTGAGGCCGCCCAGCCGCAGGAGCTGCTGTGGGGGGTGCCCCCAGCGCCTGCGCCGCTGGCCCCAGTTCTGGGGAGCACCGGTGACTTCCTTCATGGGCAACGTGGTCAGCTACCTCCTCTTCCTGTTGCTCTTCGCCCACGTGCTGCTCATTGACTTCCAGCCCGAGACGCCCAGCGCCCTGGAGCTGCTGCTCTACTTCTGGGCCTTCACCCTGCTCTGCGAGGAGTTCCGCCAGGGGCTGGGTGGCGGCTTGGGCAGCCTGGCCATGGGGGCCCCCAGGACTGACTCCCACCAGGCCCCACTGCGCCGCCGCCTGCACCTCTACCTCTCAGATGCCTGGAACCAGTGCGACTTGGTGGCCCTCACCTGCTTCCTCCTGGGCGTGGGCTGCCG GCTGACCGCAGGACTGTATGACCTGGGCCGTACTGTCCTCTGCCTCGACTTCATGATCTTCACGGTGAGGCTGCTGCACATCTTCACAGTCAACAAACAGCTAGGGCCCAAGATCGTCATGGTGAACAAGATG ATGAAGGAtgtgttcttcttcctcttcttccttggcGTGTGGCTGATTGCCTACGGGGTGGCCACGGAGGGGCTCCTTCGGCCCCAGGACCGTAACCTCGCGAATATCCTGCGCCGGGTCTTCTACCGGCCCTACCTGCAGATCTTTGGGCAGATCCCCCAGGAGGACATAGACG CGGGCCTCATGAAGCCCGACAACTGTTCATCGGAGAAGGGCTTATGGGCGCGCCCCTCAAGGACCCAGGCAGGCTCCTGCGTCTCGCTTTATGCCAACTGGCTGGTGTTGGTCCTCCTCGTCATCTTCCTGCTCGTGGCCAACATCCTGCTGGTCAATTTGCTCATCGCGATGTTCAG CTATACCTTCGGCAAAGTACAGGGCAACAGCGACCTCTACTGGAAGGCGCAGCGCTACAGCCTCATCCGGGAATTTCACTCTCGGCCCGCACTGGCTCCGCCTCTCATCGTCATCTCGCACGTGCTCTCCCTCATCCGTCGATTGCGCAGGCGCCGGGCCAGCTTGACACCTAAAGCAGTCGTCGAGCATTTTC GGGTCCACCTCTCGAAGGAAGCAGAGCGGAGGCTGTTGACGTGGGAGTCAGTGCAAAAGGAGAATTTCCTGCTGGAGCAAGCTCGGGACAAGCGGGAGAGCGACTCTGAAAGTCTGAAGCGCACATCGCAGAA GGTGGACACAGCATTGCAGCAGCTGAGACAGATCCGCGAGTACGAGCAGCGTCTGAAAGGACTGGAACAGGAG gtCCAGTACTGTAGCCGTGTCCTGGGCTGGGTAGCTGAGGCCCTGAGCCGCTCTGCATTACTTCCCCCAGGGGGGCCGCTGCCCCCAGCCTCACCTGGGCCTAAAG ACTGA
- the TRPM4 gene encoding transient receptor potential cation channel subfamily M member 4 isoform X5, with translation MDALLNDRPEFVRLLISHGLSLDRFLTPTRLAQLYNAVPPNSLIHSLLNQASHGTGNKSPVSKPSSEPQPPKVGQVLRMLLGKTCAPTFPAGGTQQGDGSKEDSYLMWDKATSELVLEAIPGQAPWIDLLLWALLLNRAQMAVYFWEMGSNSVASALGACLLLRVLGRLETEAEEAARRKDLAAKFEGLGVDLFGECYRSSEERAAHLLLWRCPLWGDATCLHLAMQADARSFFAQDGVQSLLTQKWWGEMDSTTPIWALVLTFFCPPLIYTNLITFRKPDEEPTQKDLAFDMDRDVSGEGPGETTDPPEKTPLGVLRPPSRRSCCGGCPQRLRRWPQFWGAPVTSFMGNVVSYLLFLLLFAHVLLIDFQPETPSALELLLYFWAFTLLCEEFRQGLGGGLGSLAMGAPRTDSHQAPLRRRLHLYLSDAWNQCDLVALTCFLLGVGCRLTAGLYDLGRTVLCLDFMIFTVRLLHIFTVNKQLGPKIVMVNKMMKDVFFFLFFLGVWLIAYGVATEGLLRPQDRNLANILRRVFYRPYLQIFGQIPQEDIDAGLMKPDNCSSEKGLWARPSRTQAGSCVSLYANWLVLVLLVIFLLVANILLVNLLIAMFSYTFGKVQGNSDLYWKAQRYSLIREFHSRPALAPPLIVISHVLSLIRRLRRRRASLTPKAVVEHFRVHLSKEAERRLLTWESVQKENFLLEQARDKRESDSESLKRTSQKVDTALQQLRQIREYEQRLKGLEQEVQYCSRVLGWVAEALSRSALLPPGGPLPPASPGPKD, from the exons ATGGACGCCCTTCTGAATGACCGGCCAGAGTTCGTGCGCTTGCTCATCTCCCATGGCCTCAGCCTGGACCGCTTCCTGACCCCTACGCGCCTGGCCCAGCTCTACAACGCAGTGCCCCCCAACTCACTTATCCACAGCCTTTTGAACCAGGCGTCCCacggcacaggcaacaaaagcccAGTCTCTAAACCCTCTTCGGAGCCACAACCCCCTAAGGTGGGGCAGGTGCTGCGGATGCTGCTGGGGAAGACGTGTGCGCCGACGTTCCCCGCCGGGGGCACCCAGCAGGGCGATGGCAGCAAGGAGGAT TCGTATCTGATGTGGGACAAGGCTACCTCAGAACTTGTGCTGGAAGCCATCCCCGGGCAGGCACCCTGGATTGACCTGCTCCTCTGGGCACTGCTGCTCAACAGGGCTCAGATGGCCGTGTACTTCTGGGAGATG GGTTCCAATTCTGTGGCCTCAGCTCTTGGGGCCTGTTTGTTGCTGCGAGTGCTGGGGCGCCTGGAGACTGAGGCTGAGGAGGCAGCACGGAGGAAGGACCTGGCAGCCAAGTTTGAGGGGCTGGGTGTTG ACCTCTTTGGAGAATGCTACCGCAGCAGCGAGGAACGAGCTGCTCACCTGCTCCTTTGGCGCTGCCCACTCTGGGGGGATGCCACCTGCCTCCACCTTGCCATGCAGGCTGATGCCCGTTCCTTCTTTGCCCAGGATGGGGTACAG TCTCTGCTGACACAGAAGTGGTGGGGGGAGATGGACAGCACCACACCCATCTGGGCCCTGGTTCTCACCTTCTTTTGCCCCCCACTCATCTACACCAACCTCATCACCTTCAG GAAGCCAGATGAGGAGCCCACGCAGAAGGACCTGGCATTTGACATGGACAGGGACGTCAGTGGGGAAGGGCCTGGCGA gaCCACAGACCCTCCTGAGAAGACGCCCTTGGGGGTGTTGAGGCCGCCCAGCCGCAGGAGCTGCTGTGGGGGGTGCCCCCAGCGCCTGCGCCGCTGGCCCCAGTTCTGGGGAGCACCGGTGACTTCCTTCATGGGCAACGTGGTCAGCTACCTCCTCTTCCTGTTGCTCTTCGCCCACGTGCTGCTCATTGACTTCCAGCCCGAGACGCCCAGCGCCCTGGAGCTGCTGCTCTACTTCTGGGCCTTCACCCTGCTCTGCGAGGAGTTCCGCCAGGGGCTGGGTGGCGGCTTGGGCAGCCTGGCCATGGGGGCCCCCAGGACTGACTCCCACCAGGCCCCACTGCGCCGCCGCCTGCACCTCTACCTCTCAGATGCCTGGAACCAGTGCGACTTGGTGGCCCTCACCTGCTTCCTCCTGGGCGTGGGCTGCCG GCTGACCGCAGGACTGTATGACCTGGGCCGTACTGTCCTCTGCCTCGACTTCATGATCTTCACGGTGAGGCTGCTGCACATCTTCACAGTCAACAAACAGCTAGGGCCCAAGATCGTCATGGTGAACAAGATG ATGAAGGAtgtgttcttcttcctcttcttccttggcGTGTGGCTGATTGCCTACGGGGTGGCCACGGAGGGGCTCCTTCGGCCCCAGGACCGTAACCTCGCGAATATCCTGCGCCGGGTCTTCTACCGGCCCTACCTGCAGATCTTTGGGCAGATCCCCCAGGAGGACATAGACG CGGGCCTCATGAAGCCCGACAACTGTTCATCGGAGAAGGGCTTATGGGCGCGCCCCTCAAGGACCCAGGCAGGCTCCTGCGTCTCGCTTTATGCCAACTGGCTGGTGTTGGTCCTCCTCGTCATCTTCCTGCTCGTGGCCAACATCCTGCTGGTCAATTTGCTCATCGCGATGTTCAG CTATACCTTCGGCAAAGTACAGGGCAACAGCGACCTCTACTGGAAGGCGCAGCGCTACAGCCTCATCCGGGAATTTCACTCTCGGCCCGCACTGGCTCCGCCTCTCATCGTCATCTCGCACGTGCTCTCCCTCATCCGTCGATTGCGCAGGCGCCGGGCCAGCTTGACACCTAAAGCAGTCGTCGAGCATTTTC GGGTCCACCTCTCGAAGGAAGCAGAGCGGAGGCTGTTGACGTGGGAGTCAGTGCAAAAGGAGAATTTCCTGCTGGAGCAAGCTCGGGACAAGCGGGAGAGCGACTCTGAAAGTCTGAAGCGCACATCGCAGAA GGTGGACACAGCATTGCAGCAGCTGAGACAGATCCGCGAGTACGAGCAGCGTCTGAAAGGACTGGAACAGGAG gtCCAGTACTGTAGCCGTGTCCTGGGCTGGGTAGCTGAGGCCCTGAGCCGCTCTGCATTACTTCCCCCAGGGGGGCCGCTGCCCCCAGCCTCACCTGGGCCTAAAG ACTGA